The following is a genomic window from Rhodomicrobium lacus.
ATGACACAGCGCAAAGTCCGTCCTATTGTGCTTGAAAATCCGACATCCTTCGCCCCAAGCGGTCAGCCCGCCCCGCGGAACAAGAAACGATATGATGTACGTCTCGACACGAGGGACCGCGCCGAAAGCGGACTTCGAGGAAGCGCTTCTCGCCGGTCTCGCACCTGACGGCGGGCTCTACATGCCCGATACATGGCCGCACCTTTCGTCCCTGCCTGCTTCGCCCACGGGCGCCTACGCGGCGGCGGCGGCGCATGTGATGACGCCTTACATGGGAGGGAATCCCGGAGAGGCCGAGCTTTTCGCGCTCGTTTCCGATGCCTATGCGCGCTTTGCCGATCCCGATACCGCCCCGCTCAAGACGATCGGGCCCGACCTCTATCTGCTTGAGCTGTTCCACGGACCGACGCTCGCCTTCAAGGACTTCGCGATGCAGGTTCTTTCGCGGCTGATGGAGCGCGCGCTGAAGCGGCGGGGCCAGCGCACGACGATCCTCGGCGCGACCTCGGGCGATACCGGCGCGGCGGCGGTCGAAGCGTTTCGCGGCCGCGACGACATCGAACTTTTCATCCTTTATCCGCATGGCCGCATCTCGGACGTGCAGCGCAAGCAGATGACGACGGCCGCCGAGGACAACGTCCACGCCATCGCCATCGAAGGCACGTTCGACGATACGCAGGCCATCGTGAAGGCGCTGTTCGGCGACGCCGAGTTCCGCACGCGGCATTCGCTTTCCGCGATCAATTCCATCAACTGGGCGCGCATCGTGGCCCAGACCGTCTACTATTACACGGCGGCGGCGAAGCTCGGCACGGCATGCCGCCCGAGCTTCTCGGTGCCCACCGGCAATTTCGGCGACATCTTCGCGGGCTTCGCGGCGTCGCTCATGGGCCTTTCCATGGGCCGCCTCGTCATCGCCACGAACGAGAACGACATCCTCGCCCGCACGCTTGAAACCGGTCGCTACGAGCCGAAGGGCGTCGTGCCGACCGACAGCCCGAGCATGGACATCCAGATTTCGAGCAATTTCGAGCGGCTCCTGTTCGAGGAAAGCGGCCGCGATGCCGACCTCGTGAACCGCGCGATGGCCGACCTCAAGGCAAAGGGTCATTTCGACCTGCCGCCCGCCACGCTCGCCCGTATCCGCGAGCGTTTCTCCGCGTGGCGCGTGACGCGCGACGAGGCCGCCGACGCAACGCGCGCCCTGTTCGACGAAACCGGCATGATCATCGACCCGCACACCGCCGTCGGTGTCGTGGCGGGCAAGCGCGAGCAGGAACGCAGCGGGGGTTCGATGGTCGTGCTGTCGACGGCGCATCCCGCGAAATTCCCGGAGGCCGTGACACGCGCGACGGGCCGCGCGGCGCCTATACCCGAACGCCTCGTGGAGCGTCTTCAGGGGGACGAACGGGTGCAGATTTTGCCCAACTCGGCCGCCGCGGTGGCAAACGTCATAGCCCAGCACGCCGCGGGCAGGCCGCAAGCATGATCCGCAGAAGACGCGTCCGGTTTTGCGATAGGCTCCCGCGTCGACACAATGCATGAGCCGCAAAAGCGGCCACCGGTTTTGCTCAGGATGCTGCGAACCAAAAAAGCATGATCCGCAAACGGATCTCCGATTGTTATCATGCTCGACGACAGATTTGGCGGGACGCGTTTCCATCGCGGCTCGCCTGAAGCGACTCTGAATTGCCCGAGGTACAGCCCATGACAGTCGAAACCAGCCAGCTAGCGAACGGAATGCGCATCGTCACCGATCGCATGCCGGGGCTCGAAACGGCGACGGTCGGCGTTTTCGTGACTGCTGGCGCTCGCTCCGAGACGGATAACGAGCACGGCGTCGCCCACTTCCTCGAACATATGGCCTTCAAGGGCACGCCGACGCGCTCGCCAATCGAAATCGCCGAGGAGATCGAGGGCGCGGGGGGTGCTCTGAACGCCGTCACCTCGTCCGAAGCGACCAATTATTACGCGCGTGTGCTGAAGAGCGACGTGGAACTCGGGCTGAACCTTATCGGCGACCTGCTTCTCAACCCGTCCTTTTCAGACGAGGAGATGGACCGCGAGCGCGAGGTGATCCTTCAGGAAATCGCCGCGACGCAGGACAGCCCCGACGATATCGTGTTCGATCTGGCGCTCGACGAAGCCTATCCGAACCAGACGCTCGGCCGCTCCATCCTCGGCACGGAGCGCACCATCTCGCGCCATTCCGCCGCCGATCTCCGCCGCTTCCGCAACGAGAACTATTCCGCCTCGCGCATGATCCTGTCGGCGGCCGGCGCGGTCGATCACGACGCGATCCACAAGCTCGCCGAGAGCCTGTTCACCGGATTGCCCGAGGAAGCGCCGCGTCCGATCAAGCGGGCGAAATTCGAAGGAGGACACGCCACCGTCGACAAGCGATTCGAGCAGTGCCATGTGATCTTCGCCTTCGAGGGCTTTCCGAACGGACATGACGACTCGTTCGCCGGGCGCATCTTCGCCGGGATCGCGGGCGGCGGCATGGCCTCGCGCCTGTTTCAGGAGGTGCGCGAGAAGCGCGGTCTCTGCTACGATATCCACGCGTTCGACTGGGGCTATGCCGACAGCGGCATCATCGGGCTCCACGCCGCGACGAGCGCGCAGCAACTGAAGGAACTGAGCGCGCTTTCGCTCGGCATCTTCTCGGACCTCGCCGAGAACGGACCGACGGACCGCGAGCTTGCCCGAGCCAAGGCGCAGATCAAGGCCGGACTTTTCATGAGCCTCGAAAGCTGCGAATCGCGCGCGGGCCAGATCGCATGGGATCTGATGGTGTTCGGACGTCCGATCTCGAACGAGGAACTCATCGAAAAGGTCGACGGGGTTACGCGCGAGCACGTTCAGGCCGTCGGCCTCGGCTTCCGCGCCCGGCCGGAAATCGTCTCGGCGGTGGTCGGTGGACGCGGTTCCGCAGCCGCTGCGGCGGACGCGGCCGAAGCGTTCCTCTCCGGCACCCTCGCCGGCTGAGGCCGCCCGATGCTCGGCGGGTCCCGCATGTTCTTCCCGGAGACGAGGCCCTATGTCGAGGGCGACGGCATTTATCTGCGCGAGCCGCAAATGTCCGACTACAAGGAATGGGCGGCGCTTCGCGGAGAAAGCCGCTCTTTCCTCGAACCCTGGGAACCGCGCTGGGCCAAGGACGAGCTTTCCCGCGAGACGTACCGGCGCCGCATCCGTTATTATTACCGCGATGCCCGGCAGGATGTCGGTTATGCCTTTTTTCTGTTCAGAAGCTCTGATAACGCCCTTATCGGCGGCTTGACGTTGAGCAACATTCGGCGCGGCGTAAGCCAAAGCTGCTCTCTCGGATACTGGACAGGCGCTCCATACGCCCGCCAGGGTTATATGACCAAAGGGGTGCGGTCGGTCATATGGTTCGTGTTCGACGTTTTGCGTCTTCATCGGCTCGAAGCGGCCTGCCTGCCGGAAAACAAGGCTTCGGCGGCTCTGCTGGTCCGTACGGGGTTTCAATATGAGGGCGTGGCCCGTCGATATCTCAAGATCAATGGCGTGTGGCAGGACCACTGGCTGTTCGCACTTCTCAACGACGACCCATTGGCCTAATCCGGCCTCGACTGTGGCCGATGCCGGTTTGCTGCAGAAGCGTGCCGCGAACCGTGAGCGGCACGTCGCCTCATGTCGCGCCTATCGATCGGCTGGTCCGCGCCAAAGGGGGGCCGATTTTACGCAGGTCGATCCTGGTGAGCCTGCGTATTTCATTATTCGGACCGGCGCCCGGTCACAACGCGTGAAGCGCTGATGCGAGGTCGAATGCTGCATTGCGCTGCCGAAATGGCCGCCTCCCGTCCCCTTCGTCCCGGCGTCCTCGCGCGAATGATGCTCCTTCTCTGCGCCGCCTGGATAGTGGCCGCGCTGGCGGCGTCTTCGCCGGCGGCGGCGGTCGAGCCCATCGTCGTCGGCTCGGCGCAGGAAAAGATCGACATCACCCTTCTCGGCGAATTCTACGAGCGGCGCGGCGACAAGATCGCCGTGGAAACCGCCGCGAACGCAGACGGCATCGCAGGCCGCATGACGGTGTCGGCCAAAACGCCCGGCACCAATCCGAGCTGGATCGTATTCGCGCTGTCGAACCCGACCGACAAGCAGGTGACCCGCTTCCTCAGCGCCCAGCGCTATGACATCGTCAATTCCGGCGTGTTCAAGCCCGACCTCGACGCGCCACGCATCACAAACGTCACGCCATCGCTCGGTTTCCGCCCCGAACGGGTCGAGGATTACGATTTCCTCGACATATACCGCATTTCCATAGAGCCCGGCACCACAGTGACATTCATCGTGGAACTCGCTTCCGCGTCCGTGCCTCGTCTCTATCTCTCCTCGGCGCAGAATTTCGGAAAGCGCCTCCGCGACGTCAATCTGCTGAACGGTATCCTGCTCGGCATCACCGGCCTCCTTGCGCTATTCCTGACCGCAATCTTCGCCGTCAATCACAAATCGATCTTCCCGGCGGCGGCGTTGCTCGCCTGGTCTGCGCTCGCCTATCTGTGCGTGGATTTCGGCTTTTGGCACAAGCTGTTCCAGCTCTCCTCGGAAGACAACGGCACCTATCGAGCGATGGCGGAGGCGTCGTTCGCCGCAAGCCTTGTCATCTTCCTTTACGCCTTCCTCAATCTCCGGTTATGGCACTCGTGGATCTCGATGGCCTTTTTCGGCTGGATCGCGGCGCAACTCGGACTCATTTTCTTCGGTCTCGTCGACGCTCAGGCGACGATGAGCCTCGCGCGCCTGTCGCTGATCCCCATCTCGGTCATCGGTACGGCGGTCATCGTGTTTCTGGCGTTCAGGGGGCAGGAACGCGCCCTCTCGCTGCTGCCGACTTGGATGCTGTTCCTGCTGTGGCTGTTCGCAG
Proteins encoded in this region:
- the thrC gene encoding threonine synthase, which translates into the protein MMYVSTRGTAPKADFEEALLAGLAPDGGLYMPDTWPHLSSLPASPTGAYAAAAAHVMTPYMGGNPGEAELFALVSDAYARFADPDTAPLKTIGPDLYLLELFHGPTLAFKDFAMQVLSRLMERALKRRGQRTTILGATSGDTGAAAVEAFRGRDDIELFILYPHGRISDVQRKQMTTAAEDNVHAIAIEGTFDDTQAIVKALFGDAEFRTRHSLSAINSINWARIVAQTVYYYTAAAKLGTACRPSFSVPTGNFGDIFAGFAASLMGLSMGRLVIATNENDILARTLETGRYEPKGVVPTDSPSMDIQISSNFERLLFEESGRDADLVNRAMADLKAKGHFDLPPATLARIRERFSAWRVTRDEAADATRALFDETGMIIDPHTAVGVVAGKREQERSGGSMVVLSTAHPAKFPEAVTRATGRAAPIPERLVERLQGDERVQILPNSAAAVANVIAQHAAGRPQA
- a CDS encoding M16 family metallopeptidase, with protein sequence MTVETSQLANGMRIVTDRMPGLETATVGVFVTAGARSETDNEHGVAHFLEHMAFKGTPTRSPIEIAEEIEGAGGALNAVTSSEATNYYARVLKSDVELGLNLIGDLLLNPSFSDEEMDREREVILQEIAATQDSPDDIVFDLALDEAYPNQTLGRSILGTERTISRHSAADLRRFRNENYSASRMILSAAGAVDHDAIHKLAESLFTGLPEEAPRPIKRAKFEGGHATVDKRFEQCHVIFAFEGFPNGHDDSFAGRIFAGIAGGGMASRLFQEVREKRGLCYDIHAFDWGYADSGIIGLHAATSAQQLKELSALSLGIFSDLAENGPTDRELARAKAQIKAGLFMSLESCESRAGQIAWDLMVFGRPISNEELIEKVDGVTREHVQAVGLGFRARPEIVSAVVGGRGSAAAAADAAEAFLSGTLAG
- a CDS encoding GNAT family N-acetyltransferase; the encoded protein is MLGGSRMFFPETRPYVEGDGIYLREPQMSDYKEWAALRGESRSFLEPWEPRWAKDELSRETYRRRIRYYYRDARQDVGYAFFLFRSSDNALIGGLTLSNIRRGVSQSCSLGYWTGAPYARQGYMTKGVRSVIWFVFDVLRLHRLEAACLPENKASAALLVRTGFQYEGVARRYLKINGVWQDHWLFALLNDDPLA